A window from Manis javanica isolate MJ-LG chromosome 10, MJ_LKY, whole genome shotgun sequence encodes these proteins:
- the LOC140843896 gene encoding olfactory receptor 8S1-like, whose amino-acid sequence MALGNHSAVTEFILLGLSADPHVQPLLFALFLMIYLKTLLGNLILPLLITADSCLHTPIYFFLSHLSILDICFSSATVPKLLENLLSQRKIISVQGCLAQVFFVFELGGTEGCLLSVMAYDRYVAICHPLLYGQKITNKLCNGLVWGSWGLGFLDALINILPAMSLDFCKDQSIPHYSCELPSLFPLFCSDVSTNITVLRCSSLLHALVTCVLIVCSYTPIVSTILSISSSSGRSKAFSTCSSHLTAVLLFYGSAFLRYFTPTSGSPLELVFSVQYSVVTPLVNPLIYSLKNKEVKAAVRRAFGKYLQYSSSWP is encoded by the coding sequence ATGGCTCTGGGGAACCACAGCGCCGTCACCGAGTTCATCCTCCTGGGGCTGTCTGCAGACCCCCATGTCCAGCCCCTGCTCTTTGCGCTGTTCCTAATGATTTACCTCAAGACCCTGCTGGGGAACCTGATTCTGCCGCTGCTGATCACGGCTGATTCCTGCCTCCACACTCCTATATACTTCTTCCTTAGTCACCTCTCTATCCTGGacatttgtttctcttctgcTACAGTGCCCAAGCTTCTGGAGAACCTcctgtctcagaggaaaatcATCTCTGTCCAGGGCTGCCTGGCTCAAGTCTTCTTTGTGTTTGAGTTGGGGGGCACTGAAGGCTGCCTGCTCtcagtgatggcctatgaccgctacgttgCTATCTGTCACCCTCTGCTGTATGGCCAGAAGATAACCAACAAGCTCTGTAATGGGCTAGTGTGGGGCTCCTGGGGCCTGGGATTTCTGGACGCACTCATCAACATCCTTCCAGCTATGAGCTTGGACTTCTGTAAGGATCAGTCCATCCCCCACTACAGCTGTGAGctgccctctctcttccctctgttctGCTCTGATGTCTCCACCAACATTACTGTTCTGCGCTGCTCCAGCCTCCTGCATGCGCTTGTAACCTGTGTCCTAATTGTCTGTTCCTATACTCCTATTGTCTCCACCATCCTGAGCATCAGCTCCTCCTCAGGTAGaagcaaggccttctccacctgctcctcccacctcactgcTGTCCTCCTGTTTTATGGCTCAGCTTTCCTTCGCTATTTCACACCAACCTCAGGTTCACCCCTGGAGTTAGTGTTCTCTGTACAGTACAGTGTGGTCACTCCCTTAGTGAATCCCCTCATCTACAGCTTGAAGAACAAGGAGGTGAAAGCAGCTGTGAGAAGGGCCTTTGGAAAATATCTCCAATATTCCAGTAGCTGGCCATAG
- the LOC108404181 gene encoding olfactory receptor 8S1-like yields the protein MESLRCHDVEVNTHASVCFQSSKISPSTVLGNHSTITGFLLLGLPADPHIQVLLFALFLYIYLLTIMGNLMMMLVIRTDSHLHSPMYFFLSHLSFLDLCLTSVTVPKMLESLLSQKKAISVEGCLAQAFFVFSIAGTEIFVLSAMAYDRYNAICRPLLYGQVMRRQLCGGLVWASWGLGFLDGLVNILMAWDLDFCEAHVMPHFSCELPSLLSLTCSDVSSNFAVLVCAIIVHASGTLLLVFFSYARIVTTILSIRSTTGRSKAFSTCSSHLTAVSFFYGSAFLRYLMPTLSSPLELVFSIQYCVVSPLVNPLVYSLKNKEVKAALKRMLQKGLQHLTEQRASRR from the coding sequence ATGGAAAGCCTGAGGTGCCACGATGTGGAGGTGAACACCCATGCATCTGTCTGCTTTCAATCCAGTAAAATATCTCCCAGCACGGTCCTAGGAAACCACAGCACCATCACGGGATTCCTCCTCCTGGGGCTGCCGGCCGACCCCCACATCCAGGTCCTGCTCTTTGCCCTGTTCCTGTATATTTACCTCCTGACCATAATGGGGAACCTCATGATGATGCTGGTCATCAGGACTGATTCTCACCTCCActcacccatgtacttcttcctgagtcacctcTCTTTTCTGGATCTTTGTTTAACTTCAGTCACTGTGCCTAAGATGCTGGAGAGCCTCCTGTCTCAGAAGAAAGCAATCTCAGTAGAGGGCTGCCTCGCTCaggctttttttgtattttccattgcAGGGACTGAAATCTTTGTGCTCTCTGCCATGGCTTATGACCGCTACAATGCCATCTGCCGCCCGCTGCTCTATGGCCAGGTGATGAGGAGACAGTTGTGTGGGGGTCTGGTATGGGCCTCATGGGGCCTGGGCTTTCTGGATGGTCTCGTGAACATCCTCATGGCTTGGGATTTGGATTTCTGTGAGGCTCATGTGATGCCTCACTTCAGCTGTGAGCTGCCATCTCTGCTCTCTCTAACTTGCTCTGATGTCTCCAGCAACTTTGCAGTGCTCGTGTGCGCTATTATTGTGCACGCCTCAGGGACCTTACTCCTGGTCTTCTTCTCATATGCCCGCATTGTCACCACCATTCTGAGCATCAGGTCCACCACGGGCAGaagcaaggccttctccacctgctcctcccacctcactgcAGTGAGCTTTTTCTACGGATCTGCTTTCCTCCGCTATCTGATGCCAACCTTAAGTTCCCCGCTGGAGTTGGTTTTTTCCATACAGTACTGTGTGGTCAGTCCCCTGGTGAATCCCCTTGTCTACAGCTTAAAGAACAAGGAAGTAAAAGCTGCTCTGAAAAGAATGTTGCAAAAAGGTCTACAACATCTCACAGAGCAGAGAGCAAGCAGAAGATGA